One stretch of Salarias fasciatus chromosome 19, fSalaFa1.1, whole genome shotgun sequence DNA includes these proteins:
- the rsrp1 gene encoding arginine/serine-rich protein 1 — MMAKEARLHSDMAHARQSDGLNVIFDQKSPTSRCSRSRSRSSSSSSSRSTSRGSRRSSGSSVYRGRVRDRRRNRSSSSSRSSSRRSRSRSYPRCYRPSSRCRCDNHRRYGRGRHRRPSPPRYRARSRSYSRSPSYDRYSYRRNRSRSRSSSRWSRRHESQYRYRVSRRSRSRSRSSEPSVRLSVHDKKALLMAAKNNAEKILGVEKLALPESVKPILVEELTEATRLSPEPVVRVRPTPEKIASQSDEEEPDNMSTSSLSPKRKIISFSINNSVAKPTAAAPSCAKVTPRVDSYESRKPYGHWIPVRQGRNGRARKHAKSQ, encoded by the exons ATGATGGCCAAAGAAGCACGCCTCCATTCAGACATGGCACACGCTCGTCAGAGCGATGGCCTCAATGTGATCTTCGATCAAAAGAGTCCTACATCGCGCTGCTCCCGCTCCCGGtcaagaagcagcagcagcagtagtagcaggaGCACCAGCAGAGGCAGTCGACGTTCATCAGGCTCCAGTGTTTACAGGGGACGTGTGCGCGACAGGCGACGAAACAGATCCTCATCCTCAAGCCGCTCATCCTCCCGCCGTTCCAGATCACGCTCTTACCCTCGCTGCTACAGACCATCCTCTCGCTGTCGATGTGACAACCATCGCAGATATGGCCGTGGCCGTCATCGCCGCCCCTCACCACCCCGCTACAGGGCACGCTCCAGATCTTATAGCCGTTCCCCTTCCTATGACAGGTACTCATACAGACGCAACAGATCCCGCTCCAGGTCTTCCAGCCGCTGGAGTAGGAGACACGAAAGCCAGTATAGATACAGAGTGTCCCGCAGGAGCCGTTCAAGATCAAGATCTTCTGAACCATCTGTCAGACTGAGTGTGCATG ATAAAAAGGCACTCCTGATGGCTGCCAAGAACAATGCCGAGAAGATCCTTGGAGTGGAGAAGTTGGCGCTTCCTGAGAGTGTGAAACCGATCCTCGTAGAGGAATTGACAGAAGCAACACGATTGTCACCAGAACCAGTGGTGAGGGTGAGACCAACCCCTGAAAAGATTGCTTCACAG AGCGATGAGGAAGAGCCTGATAACATGTCCACTTCGTCCTTGTCCCCAAAAAGGAAGATCATCTCTTTCAGCATTAAT AATTCTGTTGCAAAGCCCACAGCGGCAGCTCCATCTTGTGCGAAGGTAACTCCCAGAGTGGACAGCTATGAGAGCAGGAAGCCCTACGGCCACTGGATCCCGGTCAGACAAGGCCGAAACGGCAGGGCTCGCAAACACGCCAAGTCACAGTGA
- the mgst3b gene encoding microsomal glutathione S-transferase 3b — translation MTVLNLLPSEFGYVILTYLYSWIMLAYLAMKVGGARKKFDVKYPTMYSDKEQVFNCIQRAHQNTLEVYTQWLLFQTIAGLVYPLSASVLGVIWVTSRFSYAWGYYTGDPSKRMKGAYGYIGYLGVIALSISVALQLLGVF, via the exons ATGACCGTGCTCAACTTGCTTCCGTCCGAGTTCGGATATGTCATCTTGACGTACCTGTACAGCTGGATCATGCTGGCCTACTTAGCCATGAAGGTTGGCGGGGCCCGGAAGAAGTTCGACGTTAAG TATCCCACCATGTACAGCGACAAGGAGCAAGTGTTCAACTGCATCCAGAGAGCGCACCAGAACACCCTGGAGGTGTATACTCAGTGGCTGCTCTTCCAGACCATCGCAGGTCTTGTCTACCCG TTATCTGCATCAGTGCTGGGAGTTATTTGGGTGACCAGCAGGTTTTCATATGCCTGGGGCTACTACACTGGAG atcCGTCAAAGAGAATGAAGGGGGCCTATGGCTACATTGGATATCTCGGAGTCATCGCACTGTCCATTTCTGTTGCTTTGCAGTTGCTTGGAGTTTTTTAA